One genomic region from uncultured Cohaesibacter sp. encodes:
- a CDS encoding peptidoglycan-binding protein, whose amino-acid sequence MIDDTYHTDRDVGEYIEGLRGTDRNRGTHDSLRATAPKGRSRQNSALLDAIEDIEAQLHALAGEAAQSPDMPFEREDTPQDYRASRARRDARGDFGSSPRRGRARGVPSTLDQANYGNALERIEAQLQRVDQALERKGGSQMARPRSSLRPDRAPARSAYSAGTVSDHTVARNQGPSYQDRFVAQTGPAVPNGALDSAMRQMLDRSQTLNEQIARRAESSVSEVARTAQDALSAAQESQGSYRDALEKLAELQAQDDSLAMLRDDVTSLRKLIEEANLTGASEQVLREIASLSGRIEQLSTAISETREDPAILETMRDVRALLDRSTQDPAINAQFDRILAKLDDMDAGGHEEDFAKLSEQMDHLRDILSTQPDMQHLSSISGQMNELIERLATLENDVKRANASDPNFAEQNGLEQRLSQMQALIERLDPNDRLSGLENQLSALADRLENGSDHASIHKPLEALARQVESLVELTDQGTHRDQLDILATLAERVTNLDQFVRTEQAPVVSERRFEQVEQTLARIDDMLANKMESSDLGALERSLSRLADRMEAQEDILRSAPQVAAVGDGSGLSSGAISQLESQIIDLAQRLDNASQISDDHQFFEMLTERLDTLAAEFSRTQTRFDAVDRIGEDIRKLAANSSSGASGSSNVAQVAEQAAIKALQQVGPIAGGSHDAALEAIIDGLKDDLHGLRRFAETSETTTQQSLNGVSSMLNAIVDRLGKLEEQVRAEEQQKPQTALSDAPLEPIAEPVSEELKGRGLSSILRRRKANSENNAAETSPQGQQGQPLSASELLQNRGRQSSRRHQSDADATSAPARSRDGATAGPQQATPAAASAGASTQQASSGETRQPGIYLSGKAVSVSKAQTDRATARQPGESAQAQPQVTGNVALKNTEQEAPAAKPRTARIVQGAPGSQAAQSSQSARSGSQRDQGQSKADFIAAARRAAQAAAQESAQVEKEQGAGGSFLSRFKGSKKPATEAEAQAPVANEEDKTKGMSRKERRAAIKEAARMAKKMQKEAAKGPSDAAAIEESAVHLLENEEASNSLFAKLGQTFSRHSRPLLMAAAAILLAITTIQLVKNPDSSLYGLFNTDTAQTQSDNAVPSLGDSGETVAPAGSSAPAQSTPDLPEAPVASEPASAGPQSSITPSSGSVAPSMSDEEATRAIAFSQPTLAQDKLGGPRVSKPAAQPLSHDAAMAKAKAMLNQASNQGIDLTPTSSIPKGTKLGTYEALQEEAKSQPMPPVASDGDDSQATANLGSDTGAQEQTPIMQAATSGNVLAQFELGRRFTVGEGVEVDLKQAAKWFEKAANLNMPQAQYSLANLYEKGQGVKKDLQVARLWYQRAAEQGNVKSMHNLAVLYAEGGLGKPDFKQAAQWFLKAAHHGLKDSQYNLAILFARGMGVKQDLLQSYKWFAIAAKQGDKGAEAKRDEILSVLKGPQQKAAKALVAAWVPKVAKASVNQLSALPPEWVATTPEQLAKANKRLGADPNVIAKAQSMLGALGYNAGPADGQMGPRTRTAIRNFQEIAGLKVTGEIDAALLEALAQRVI is encoded by the coding sequence ATGATTGATGACACATATCACACCGATCGCGATGTAGGCGAATATATAGAAGGTCTTCGAGGTACGGATCGCAACAGAGGTACGCATGACAGCCTCCGTGCAACCGCGCCCAAAGGTCGGTCCCGTCAAAATTCGGCTCTTCTGGATGCTATTGAAGATATCGAAGCCCAACTTCATGCATTGGCGGGTGAAGCGGCTCAGTCCCCCGACATGCCGTTTGAACGCGAAGACACCCCACAAGACTATCGCGCCTCCCGTGCCCGACGGGACGCAAGAGGAGACTTTGGCTCGTCTCCCCGTCGCGGCAGAGCGCGTGGTGTTCCCTCCACTCTGGATCAGGCCAATTATGGCAACGCTCTTGAACGCATCGAAGCCCAGTTGCAGCGTGTCGATCAGGCATTGGAAAGAAAAGGGGGCAGCCAGATGGCGCGGCCCCGCTCCAGCCTGCGGCCAGATCGGGCACCGGCGCGGTCAGCCTATTCTGCAGGCACCGTTTCTGACCATACTGTAGCCCGCAATCAGGGTCCTTCCTATCAGGACCGCTTTGTTGCCCAGACTGGGCCTGCGGTTCCGAATGGCGCTCTTGATTCGGCCATGCGCCAGATGCTCGATCGCAGCCAGACCCTCAATGAACAGATTGCGCGCCGGGCAGAGAGTTCTGTTTCTGAAGTGGCACGCACAGCGCAAGACGCTTTGAGCGCGGCTCAAGAATCGCAAGGGAGCTATCGCGATGCTCTCGAAAAGCTGGCCGAGTTGCAGGCTCAGGACGATAGTCTCGCAATGCTGCGAGACGATGTAACGTCTCTGCGCAAACTGATCGAGGAAGCGAACCTGACAGGAGCGTCCGAGCAGGTGCTGCGCGAGATTGCCAGCCTCTCCGGTCGTATTGAACAGTTGTCGACGGCCATTTCCGAAACACGCGAAGATCCAGCCATTCTTGAAACGATGCGTGATGTGCGTGCTCTACTTGACCGCTCGACACAAGATCCAGCCATCAACGCCCAGTTCGACCGCATTCTGGCCAAGCTCGATGATATGGATGCCGGTGGGCATGAGGAAGATTTCGCCAAATTGTCCGAACAGATGGACCATTTGCGCGATATTCTCTCCACGCAGCCCGATATGCAGCATCTTTCGAGCATCTCCGGCCAGATGAATGAATTGATCGAGCGGCTTGCCACGCTGGAGAATGACGTCAAGCGCGCCAACGCATCTGATCCGAATTTTGCGGAACAGAATGGCCTTGAGCAGCGCCTTTCCCAAATGCAGGCGCTGATCGAGCGGCTTGATCCGAATGACCGGCTGAGCGGTTTGGAGAACCAGTTGTCGGCTCTGGCTGACCGCCTGGAGAATGGATCCGACCACGCCAGCATTCACAAGCCCCTTGAGGCTCTTGCCCGTCAGGTGGAGAGCCTTGTGGAATTGACCGATCAGGGCACCCATCGTGATCAGCTCGATATTCTGGCCACATTGGCCGAACGGGTGACCAATTTGGACCAGTTTGTCCGCACCGAACAGGCACCGGTTGTTTCTGAACGCCGCTTTGAGCAAGTAGAACAGACGCTTGCGCGCATCGATGACATGCTTGCCAACAAGATGGAAAGCTCTGATCTGGGTGCTCTTGAGCGCAGCCTGTCGCGTCTTGCCGACCGCATGGAAGCGCAGGAAGACATTTTGCGCAGCGCACCGCAGGTTGCCGCCGTAGGGGATGGCTCAGGTCTTTCTAGCGGTGCGATTTCGCAGCTTGAAAGCCAGATCATCGATCTTGCCCAGCGCCTTGACAATGCCAGCCAGATTTCTGACGACCATCAGTTTTTCGAGATGCTGACCGAGCGGCTGGATACGCTCGCCGCTGAATTTTCGCGCACGCAGACCCGCTTTGACGCCGTTGATCGCATTGGCGAAGATATTCGCAAGCTCGCCGCGAACAGCAGCTCAGGCGCCTCTGGAAGCTCCAATGTTGCTCAGGTGGCCGAACAGGCTGCAATCAAGGCTTTGCAGCAGGTTGGGCCCATAGCAGGAGGAAGCCACGACGCCGCGCTTGAGGCTATTATCGACGGCCTCAAGGACGATCTGCACGGCTTGCGCCGTTTCGCAGAGACCAGCGAAACCACAACACAGCAAAGCCTTAATGGCGTCAGCTCTATGCTCAATGCTATTGTTGATCGCCTCGGCAAACTGGAAGAGCAGGTGCGCGCAGAGGAACAGCAAAAGCCGCAAACCGCATTGTCGGACGCGCCGCTAGAGCCAATAGCAGAGCCTGTTTCTGAAGAGCTGAAAGGTCGCGGCCTTAGCAGCATTCTGCGTCGCCGCAAGGCGAATAGTGAGAATAATGCGGCTGAGACAAGCCCGCAAGGGCAACAGGGTCAGCCTCTCAGTGCCAGCGAGCTGCTTCAAAATCGCGGTAGGCAATCATCGCGCAGGCACCAAAGTGATGCCGATGCAACGTCTGCGCCAGCACGCAGCCGCGACGGGGCAACTGCCGGACCACAACAGGCTACGCCAGCCGCAGCCTCTGCCGGAGCCTCCACCCAGCAAGCCTCTTCTGGTGAAACCAGACAGCCAGGCATTTACCTCTCGGGCAAGGCGGTCAGTGTTTCCAAGGCACAGACCGATCGAGCAACAGCGCGCCAGCCGGGCGAAAGCGCGCAGGCGCAGCCGCAGGTGACGGGCAATGTTGCCCTCAAAAATACCGAGCAGGAAGCGCCCGCAGCCAAGCCGAGAACCGCCCGCATTGTGCAAGGGGCACCGGGCTCACAGGCAGCCCAGAGCAGCCAGAGTGCCAGAAGCGGTTCTCAGCGCGATCAGGGCCAGTCCAAAGCCGACTTCATTGCAGCGGCTCGGCGTGCCGCACAGGCCGCCGCACAGGAAAGCGCACAGGTCGAAAAGGAACAGGGAGCAGGTGGAAGTTTCCTCTCCCGTTTCAAAGGCAGCAAAAAGCCTGCGACCGAGGCAGAAGCGCAGGCACCCGTCGCAAACGAAGAAGACAAAACCAAAGGCATGAGCCGCAAAGAGCGCCGGGCAGCCATCAAGGAAGCCGCCCGCATGGCCAAAAAGATGCAGAAGGAGGCCGCCAAAGGGCCCTCCGATGCAGCGGCCATAGAAGAAAGCGCGGTTCATCTGCTCGAAAATGAAGAGGCCAGCAACAGTCTGTTCGCCAAACTGGGGCAGACCTTCTCGCGCCATAGTCGCCCGTTGCTCATGGCAGCGGCGGCCATTCTGCTTGCCATTACGACCATCCAGCTGGTGAAAAATCCGGATTCAAGCCTCTATGGCCTGTTCAATACCGATACGGCACAAACGCAGTCGGACAATGCGGTACCAAGCCTTGGAGACAGTGGTGAGACCGTAGCCCCGGCTGGTTCGTCTGCACCGGCTCAAAGCACTCCAGACCTGCCGGAAGCTCCCGTTGCTTCCGAACCGGCATCTGCGGGCCCGCAATCCAGCATCACGCCGTCCTCGGGCAGCGTTGCTCCGAGCATGAGTGATGAAGAGGCTACACGCGCGATTGCCTTCTCGCAGCCGACCCTTGCTCAGGACAAGCTGGGTGGTCCACGCGTCAGCAAGCCAGCCGCACAGCCGCTTTCTCATGATGCAGCCATGGCAAAAGCCAAGGCCATGCTTAATCAAGCAAGTAATCAGGGCATTGACCTGACGCCAACAAGTTCCATCCCCAAGGGAACGAAACTTGGCACCTATGAAGCCCTGCAAGAGGAAGCCAAATCACAGCCAATGCCTCCGGTCGCCTCAGATGGCGATGACAGTCAAGCCACTGCCAATCTGGGCAGCGATACCGGCGCGCAAGAGCAAACGCCGATCATGCAGGCTGCCACCAGCGGCAATGTACTGGCGCAGTTTGAGCTGGGCCGCCGCTTTACCGTCGGAGAAGGCGTAGAGGTTGATCTCAAGCAAGCAGCTAAGTGGTTCGAGAAGGCCGCCAACCTCAATATGCCGCAGGCTCAATATAGTCTGGCCAATCTGTATGAGAAAGGTCAGGGCGTCAAAAAGGACCTTCAGGTGGCACGCCTATGGTATCAACGTGCAGCCGAGCAGGGCAATGTGAAGTCCATGCACAATCTGGCTGTGCTCTATGCCGAGGGTGGCCTGGGCAAGCCAGATTTCAAACAAGCCGCCCAGTGGTTCCTCAAGGCAGCCCATCATGGCCTCAAAGATAGCCAGTATAACCTTGCCATCCTGTTTGCCCGTGGCATGGGCGTTAAACAAGACCTGCTGCAGAGCTACAAATGGTTTGCCATTGCAGCCAAGCAGGGAGACAAGGGCGCCGAGGCAAAACGCGATGAAATTCTGAGCGTACTGAAGGGGCCACAGCAGAAGGCTGCCAAGGCGCTGGTTGCTGCCTGGGTTCCAAAAGTGGCCAAGGCCTCCGTGAACCAGCTCTCCGCTTTACCGCCTGAATGGGTCGCCACAACGCCCGAGCAACTGGCCAAGGCCAACAAGCGTCTGGGGGCAGACCCGAATGTGATTGCCAAAGCCCAGTCAATGCTTGGCGCTCTTGGTTACAATGCCGGACCGGCAGATGGCCAGATGGGCCCCCGCACGCGCACCGCGATCCGCAATTTCCAGGAAATTGCAGGATTGAAGGTTACGGGCGAAATCGATGCGGCCCTCCTTGAAGCGCTGGCACAGCGGGTCATCTGA
- a CDS encoding MerR family DNA-binding transcriptional regulator produces MLSAATNQSGPLSYSIGDLAKEFGVTLRTLRFYEDKNLLNPRRDGVNRVYSRRDRARLKLVLMGKKVGFSLTEIKEMLDLYDLRDGQVPQLRSALDRFSLHITILRQQRADVDQAIADLERTVEVVSGMLREKEKKEG; encoded by the coding sequence GTGCTCAGCGCGGCTACCAACCAGTCTGGCCCGCTCTCCTATTCCATCGGGGATCTCGCCAAGGAATTCGGCGTTACGTTGCGCACCTTGCGTTTTTATGAGGACAAAAACCTCCTCAATCCACGTCGGGATGGCGTTAACCGGGTTTATAGCCGCCGTGACCGAGCGCGCCTGAAGCTCGTCTTGATGGGTAAAAAGGTTGGCTTTTCTCTTACCGAAATCAAGGAAATGCTGGATCTTTATGATCTGCGCGATGGACAGGTGCCCCAGTTGCGGTCAGCTCTGGATCGCTTCAGCCTGCACATCACGATACTGCGCCAGCAAAGGGCCGATGTGGATCAGGCCATTGCCGATCTGGAACGGACGGTGGAAGTCGTCTCCGGCATGCTGCGCGAAAAGGAAAAGAAGGAAGGCTAG
- a CDS encoding NUDIX hydrolase yields the protein MEVKNDKEIIQLSRRTVYQNRWMQVNEDKVLFPAGFEGIYGVVEKPPFAIIIPVHSDGRIQMVQQFRYPIGRRCWELPQGAWEDTPDSDPETLARGELAEETGYRAGRMEKIGEMFPAGGLLNQLCHIFLAHDLTEGATSREATETDMETAAFSMDEILAMFEKGAMPDANSMAALGYWEMKAGLGD from the coding sequence ATGGAAGTAAAGAACGACAAGGAAATCATCCAGCTTTCCCGACGCACGGTCTATCAGAACCGCTGGATGCAGGTGAATGAAGACAAGGTGCTTTTCCCTGCGGGCTTCGAAGGCATCTATGGAGTGGTCGAAAAGCCTCCCTTCGCCATCATCATTCCCGTCCATTCCGATGGCCGCATCCAGATGGTTCAGCAATTTCGCTATCCCATCGGCCGACGCTGCTGGGAGCTGCCGCAAGGGGCGTGGGAAGACACACCTGATAGCGATCCGGAAACACTTGCGCGCGGTGAACTGGCCGAAGAAACAGGCTATCGCGCCGGACGTATGGAAAAGATCGGCGAAATGTTCCCCGCGGGCGGCCTTCTCAACCAACTGTGCCACATATTTCTGGCGCATGATCTGACAGAAGGAGCAACCAGCCGCGAAGCAACGGAAACCGACATGGAAACAGCAGCCTTCAGTATGGACGAGATATTGGCCATGTTCGAGAAAGGCGCCATGCCAGATGCCAATTCCATGGCCGCTTTGGGCTATTGGGAGATGAAAGCCGGACTTGGCGACTAA
- a CDS encoding DUF2336 domain-containing protein: MTDDIVDQFQSLAREKDPSARSLLVRKVAAEYVRRTGHEPTDAERELFSSLVLDLYDQIDLSVRRDIITLLARTRHISTPLAEKLAGENDELVTTLYEYSPMLSQETLLQAARERSESVLRAIARRQRVPEPVVDALMSRGQNEVVCELLRNLGSDFSSNALLLCAIICQTSLGIQSLMAARGLADQVFQQRMRRHAEQGCPFLPDPLSRATLDGTLEQLVADMEARLFQTDELNDDPTRDELLVKINLGELTFDNLLETLISKEGKEDVIWLLKDAPGLSTNAMEHLLASETNRILTRLLLEQDVSVKTFAALTEWRVEHVGFPTRHVHREVENYRQSVSQKRKSEKQMHDAI, translated from the coding sequence ATGACAGACGATATCGTCGATCAGTTTCAGTCTCTGGCTCGGGAAAAAGACCCCTCGGCCCGCTCCTTGCTGGTGCGTAAGGTGGCGGCTGAATATGTGCGCCGTACAGGGCACGAGCCGACAGATGCCGAACGGGAGCTTTTCTCGTCGCTCGTGCTGGATCTGTATGACCAGATTGACCTTTCCGTGCGTCGTGACATCATCACCTTGCTGGCCCGTACCAGACATATCTCGACGCCGCTCGCCGAAAAACTTGCTGGCGAGAATGATGAGCTGGTCACGACCCTTTATGAATATTCCCCCATGCTCAGTCAGGAAACCCTGTTGCAGGCGGCGCGGGAGCGCAGCGAAAGCGTGTTGCGTGCCATTGCTCGCCGCCAGCGGGTGCCAGAGCCGGTGGTGGATGCCCTGATGTCTCGCGGGCAAAATGAAGTGGTTTGCGAATTGCTGCGCAATCTGGGTAGTGACTTCTCCAGTAATGCCCTTTTGCTGTGCGCCATCATTTGCCAGACCTCTCTTGGAATCCAGTCGCTCATGGCGGCCCGTGGACTGGCTGATCAGGTTTTCCAGCAACGTATGCGTCGTCATGCCGAACAGGGCTGCCCGTTCTTGCCAGATCCGCTCTCTCGCGCCACCCTTGATGGCACGCTTGAACAGCTTGTCGCCGATATGGAAGCAAGGCTCTTTCAAACGGATGAGTTGAACGACGATCCGACGCGCGATGAACTGCTGGTCAAAATCAATCTGGGTGAACTGACCTTCGACAATCTGCTCGAGACGCTGATCTCCAAGGAAGGCAAAGAGGATGTGATCTGGCTGCTCAAGGATGCCCCGGGCCTGTCGACCAATGCCATGGAGCATCTGCTGGCCAGTGAGACCAACCGAATTCTGACGCGCTTGTTGCTCGAGCAGGATGTGTCTGTCAAAACCTTTGCGGCCTTGACGGAATGGCGGGTTGAGCATGTGGGCTTTCCGACGCGACATGTGCATCGCGAGGTAGAGAATTATCGTCAATCGGTGTCCCAGAAGCGCAAGAGCGAAAAGCAGATGCACGACGCGATCTGA
- a CDS encoding endonuclease/exonuclease/phosphatase family protein produces the protein MKLFERETCANLPPVEDTLKQDILQSERTYQTHKALFDKVEALHMLETGGELLEEASLSGSLCVMGWNMQRCLYPEPSAELLRPHAPDVIVLSEMDCGMARTHQRNTTRALADCLGMRYAFGLEFFELGLGNDLERRLAADDHNEKGWHGNAILFRVPPVAQALIRLDASGLWFCPDESLSNSSVSKQPRIGGRCAVAAILPTQAGDVCIASVHLESLDDPSIRLAQMERLIAALDAFAPSLPTIIAGDLNTAFTPEDGTALQEPLFRAAERHGYSWANNAQGTTTRSSLLTYKPRPPCKLDWFCTRGFSCHGAHILPAVNDIGSALSDHEIIMGRFERA, from the coding sequence ATGAAACTGTTCGAAAGAGAGACATGCGCCAATCTGCCCCCGGTCGAGGACACGCTCAAACAAGACATCTTGCAATCTGAGCGTACATACCAGACCCACAAGGCGCTGTTTGATAAAGTGGAAGCCCTGCATATGCTTGAAACAGGGGGCGAATTGCTCGAGGAGGCGTCCCTCTCCGGGTCTCTCTGCGTCATGGGCTGGAACATGCAGCGCTGTCTTTATCCTGAACCGAGTGCCGAACTGCTCCGGCCCCATGCGCCCGATGTCATCGTTCTGTCCGAAATGGATTGCGGCATGGCTCGGACCCATCAGCGCAATACAACACGCGCGCTCGCTGACTGTCTGGGCATGCGCTATGCCTTCGGACTTGAATTTTTCGAGCTTGGGCTGGGCAATGATCTGGAAAGGCGGCTGGCTGCCGATGATCACAATGAAAAAGGCTGGCACGGAAACGCCATCCTCTTCAGAGTGCCTCCGGTTGCTCAGGCTCTCATCCGCCTTGATGCATCCGGGCTCTGGTTCTGTCCCGATGAGAGCTTGAGTAATAGCAGCGTATCAAAACAACCGCGCATTGGCGGACGCTGCGCTGTTGCGGCGATTCTACCGACGCAAGCAGGCGACGTCTGTATTGCGTCCGTGCATCTTGAAAGCCTTGACGATCCCTCCATTCGGCTTGCCCAGATGGAGCGCCTGATTGCTGCGCTGGATGCCTTTGCCCCTTCTCTACCGACTATCATCGCGGGGGATCTGAACACCGCGTTCACCCCTGAAGATGGCACCGCGCTACAAGAGCCGCTTTTTCGGGCGGCGGAACGTCATGGCTACAGCTGGGCGAATAATGCGCAGGGCACGACAACCCGCTCGAGCCTATTGACCTACAAGCCCCGCCCGCCCTGCAAGCTGGACTGGTTTTGCACGCGAGGCTTTTCCTGCCACGGGGCGCATATCCTGCCCGCCGTCAATGACATCGGCAGCGCCCTCTCCGATCATGAAATCATCATGGGCCGGTTTGAACGCGCCTGA